One Oryza sativa Japonica Group chromosome 8, ASM3414082v1 DNA window includes the following coding sequences:
- the LOC4346238 gene encoding MYB-like transcription factor ODO1, whose product MGRQPCCDKKKVKRGPWTAEEDKKLISFILTHGRCCWRAVPKLAGLLRCGKSCRLRWTNYLRPDLKRGLLTADEEQLVVDLHAKLGNRWSKIAAKLPGRTDNEIKNHWNTHIKKKLIKMGIDPATHQPLPNTKVVSQTRTSTLSTATTESAKSNGMAYPFDPEGGCSRDMSVPTDSMEQSSRNTSSHGLDPLVNWLLEAELPADEPWLNFTSSNEDDFSGIVKQSAWDGSTTDWLLDYQDFSMDDSSLIDGARVQNSDGLNF is encoded by the exons ATGGGGAGGCAGCCGTGCTGTGACAAGAAGAAGGTGAAGAGGGGGCCATGGACGGCAGAGGAGGACAAGAAGCTCATCAGTTTCATCCTGACACATGGCCGCTGCTGCTGGCGAGCAGTGCCTAAGTTGGCAGGGCTGCTGCGCTGTGGCAAGAGCTGCCGGTTGCGGTGGACCAACTATCTCCGCCCTGACCTCAAGCGTGGCCTCCTCACCGCAGACGAGGAGCAGCTTGTTGTGGACCTCCATGCCAAGCTTGGTAACAG ATGGTCCAAGATCGCCGCCAAATTACCAGGGAGAACAGACAACGAGATCAAGAACCATTGGAACACGCACATCAAGAAGAAGCTCATCAAGATGGGCATCGACCCAGCCACACATCAGCCTCTGCCCAACACCAAGGTGGTTAGCCAAACAAGAACCTCCACGCTGTCCACTGCCACAACCGAATCAGCCAAGTCAAATGGTATGGCATATCCGTTCGATCCCGAGGGAGGCTGCAGCAGGGACATGTCAGTGCCCACAGACTCGATGGAGCAGTCAAGCAGGAACACCAGCAGTCATGGCCTGGACCCATTGGTGAACTGGCTGTTGGAGGCAGAGCTTCCAGCTGACGAGCCATGGCTAAATTTTACTAGCAGCAATGAAGATGACTTCAGTGGCATCGTTAAGCAGTCAGCATGGGATGGAAGCACAACAGACTGGCTGCTTGACTACCAAGACTTCAGCATGGACGATTCGAGCTTGATTGATGGTGCAAGGGTTCAGAATTCAGATGGATTGAACTTTTAG